The stretch of DNA GCGCCGGAGCGGCTGCTGGCCGCGGACGGGGCCGCGCGCGTCGGGGCGCTGCTCCGCTCCTGGTCCCGTCCGGGCTGGCCGGACCCGGAGACCGAGCGGTACTGCCGGGCGGCGTTCGGCGTCCCCGGCACCGCGCACTGCTCGCTGGAGTACCACCGCTGGCTGTTCCGCTCCCAGGTGCGGCCGGACGGCCACCGCTACATGCGCCGGATGAGCGCCCCCATCGGCCTCCCGGTGCTCCAGGTGCACGGCGAGCGCGACCCGTTCCTGCTCCCGCAGACCGCGCGCGGCTCCGGCCGGCACGTGGACGCGCCCTACCGGTGGCGGCTGGTCCGGGACGCCGGGCACTTCCCGCACCAGGAGCGGCCCGAGGCGTTCGACGCCGCGCTGCTCGGCTGGCTGGGCGACACCGAACCCGATGACTGGGGCCCGGAGCGGACCGGGCAGAATCGGTGATGTCAGGAGCGGGGAACGGAGGAGGGGCCGTGAGCGGGCAGCCGGGCGGGCGCGATCGCAACGCCGACGGGCGGGCGCAGAACCAGCGCCCCCGGGACCGCTACGGCCGGCCGCTGCCCTACGGGTCGCCGGGTGTGCCCCGGGTGCCCGACGACGCGGTCTTCGCCCCGGACGAAGGGCTGGACGAGGCGCAGCGCCTGCTGGACCAGGGCTACGCCTTCCACGCGCACGAGGTGCTGGAAGCGGTGTGGAAGGGCGTCGACGGCCCGGAGCGCGAGCTCTGGCGGGGCCTGGCGCAGATCGCCGTCGGGCTGACCCACGCCCAGCGCGGCAACCGGGTCGGGGCGGCGCGGCTGCTGCGCCGCGGCGCCGGCGCGGTGGAGCCGTTCGCCCCGGGCGCCCCGTCCGGGGTCGACGCGGCGGGCGCCGCGGCCTACGCGCGCTCGGTCGCCGACGCGGTGGAGGCCGGGGCGGACGCCCCGGTGGACACCGCGGCGCTGCGCCTCCGCCGCTAGTGGCCTGAGCCGCTGATTCGACGGCGGTACCGGTGCGGGCGGGCGGCCCTTTCCCCGGAGGCGCCGCCCCGGGACCGCATCGGAACAGCGACTCAGGACACGGGATCGTCGATGGGGTCCGCCTGCTTCCCCGCCCCGCGCAGCCTCCCGCAGCGCTGCACCGCGGGGGCTCGGCCCTTGCACCGGCGGCAGGGTGCGGTAGGCCACACATCGGGCGAATCGGTGGCGCGGTGCGCCGCGGTCCGGTTTGCTGCGTCGAGAGCCGTGCGCGGGAGCGGCGGCGGTGCCGCCGGGGGCCGTGCGGCGCGGGGGAACAACGGGGCGAATGGGGCTCATGCCCGTTGAATGGGGCTTTGGGAATTTCCTCCGCATTTCAGGTCAGAGGTTTCCGGGCGCGTTGAATAGGGAATGACGTCGCCTATATCAGCAAATATCCTACCTGGAAGATCACTAGCGGGTCACATATCCCGCCCGGACGCGGTAACTCTCGACCCGGCCCTCACATTTCAACCCTCCGATGCGTAGAATCCCCGAGCATCGTGCCCGTTGAAAACAGCGGAATCGGTGACCGGAAAAAGC from Nocardiopsis composta encodes:
- a CDS encoding DUF309 domain-containing protein, with the translated sequence MSGAGNGGGAVSGQPGGRDRNADGRAQNQRPRDRYGRPLPYGSPGVPRVPDDAVFAPDEGLDEAQRLLDQGYAFHAHEVLEAVWKGVDGPERELWRGLAQIAVGLTHAQRGNRVGAARLLRRGAGAVEPFAPGAPSGVDAAGAAAYARSVADAVEAGADAPVDTAALRLRR